From Triticum aestivum cultivar Chinese Spring chromosome 7B, IWGSC CS RefSeq v2.1, whole genome shotgun sequence:
ctgttaccatccgcctagccgcacagttcgggccccctacccgagatccgccggttttgacaccgacattggtgctttcattgagagttcctctgtgtcgtcactgataggcttgatgtcttcttcaatcaacaacaacgcagtccagggtgagacttttctccccggacagatcttcgtattcggcggctttgcactgcaggccaattcacttggccatctagagcagatcgaaagctacacccctggccaccaggtcagatttggaagcctaaacttcgcggctgacatccgcggagatttgatcttcgacggattcaagccatagccaagcgtgccacactgtcacgatgggcatgatttagctctgccgccggacagtgccctggaggccacacacgagtccgctctgacccgTAGTTCGGAGCAGACcatgcagatcgaggacaggtggttggacaccgccttgggagctgcaacttctatggcgatggagccgaatactgaccttatcCCTTATAAAGcctatgactccaaggtgccggactccttgccggactccgaacctcctacgcccttaccaatcgaatccgattgggcgccgaccatggaattcaccgctgcggacatctttcagcactcacccctcggcgacatcctgaattcgctaaagcatctctcgttatcaggagagccctggccggactgcggtcaggatggttgggatgcggaggacaaagaaattcaaatcccacccaccacccactttgtagccactgtcgacgatctaaccgacatgctagactacgactccgaagacatcaacggtatggacggcgatgcccgagactaccaagaaccagcgcctaccgagcactggaaggccaccccaacccatgatgtatatatggtggacaccccaaaaggaaacaataacgaggaacaacgggatgcGGCAAAGGATAACtccgccgacaaacaaccaaaacggcgacgcaggcgccgccctaagtcccgcctcgacaaaaacagcactcctaatgacccagcaatagagcagggcaaaccaatGGGCGACGAGCACGCAACCAAGAAATCATCTgaacaggacgaatcggataatcaatccatgcccggcgaaaacaacagtccagacgatctcacgccggacacaccaccggagcacaaGAATCTTCgaaaaaggcttgtcgccactacAAGAAATTTGAAAAAGgagaaacggaagctcaaaacagcggaagacatactcaaaatgaggtggagcaaagtactcaagaccgcggacaaatatggcaatagccaccaaacaaagagctacccgaagcgaaagctgctgccagaattcgacgaggaggccatagagcccccatagCCAAAAAGCGAagaggccacctggccggatagacgaccagacgacaggccaaaagcgacaagcgacgccgcacacaagccgacacacGATCCTCGTAAAacagatggcccggtcaggtccatttatggaccaaaaaagaaggccccaggaagcaacacaacacgccgcatgttcgaagataacggcacgcctaaatacaggggcgccgcacacccactatgtttcaccgatgaggtgctggatcatgaattcccagcgggattcaagcccataaacaAAGAGGCccacgacggaacaacagaccccggagtctggattgaggattacatcctgcacatacacatggctagaggagacgatctccatgccataaaatatctacccctcaagctcaaagggccagctcggcattggctcaaaagcctcccagaaaatactattggaagttgggaagagctcgaggacgcgtttagagcaaattttcaagggacttatgtccgccctccggatgcagatgatttaagtcacataactcaacaactcgggGAATCatcgcgcaaattctggaacaggtttctcaccaaaaagaaccaaatagtcgactgtccggacgccgaagccttagcagcttttaaacataatgtccgagacgaatggctcgccagacacctcggccaagagaagccgagaacaatggccgcactaacaagtctcatgacccgcttttgcgcaggggaagacagctggctagcaagatgtagcaccagcgacccgagtacatccgagataagagatggaaatggaaaatcatggcgcagaaaggaccagcgccgaaataaagaaaaaagcccaaagaacacggcggtcaacgccggattcaaaaactcacggccgaataacaaaacactgcctcttaaggatagcagcgacgagctatccaacctcaacaaaattttggatcggatatgtcaaatccatagtactttcgggaagcctgcaaaccacacccatcgggattgttgggttttcaaacagtccggccgactcaatgccgaacacaaggggctcgacgcgcaaAGCGAAGATGATGATGAACCCCGCCAacagagcgccggaaaacaaaagactttcccaaaagaagtcaaaacagtaaactcacttcatgtgataatacggaacaacagtgcggcacccgccaaagtaggtgtcgcacggtccaccccggcggaacctcgagattggatgtcaaaaccaattactttcgaccacctggactattccagaagtattcgaaacgcaggatggactgtcCTAATATTGGATCCTacaatcgacggactacaatttacacaagtcctaatggatggcggcagtgatttaaacctgctatatccagaCACAATCCACAAGTTGGGGATAGACCGTACTAAAATTCGCCATAGccacacttccttcaaaggagtggtgCCAGGCCCTTgcgccaagtgcacgggctccttacaactagaagttgtgttcgggccacccggcaacttccgacgcgaaaagctaatctttcacGTCGCCCCATTCAAAAGCAGCCATCAAGcgctattgggacgtgaagcttttgtccgctttaatgcaataccacactacgcgtctcttacacttaaaatgcccggtccacgtggcatcatcttattaaaaggtcgttcaagaccccggacacggctagacgagtccggcataaataagctaggggctccctagccgcacacccctttacaaggggctgtgcgtatgaGCAATAATGAGCCAATataagctcaactttattcattcaTTCATATTTCGATTTTTAATACATTTTTTTGCACGATTTCCTTTCaagctaagttcctctctttttacagatgaacaacgtgcacagccgtccaggatacggcacaatggagacacaggcgcacacgtgcagcagggacccgtcacaaggattcttttcagattaagtctctgcgtaaacctttcttactgtcttttGTTGATTCACATCCCATGGTTTTTCACCATAACCaacgaggaggctggcgttttggcatcggccgcgccagaaattttcgcctgtacctggacactaggggcttagggcattgttctgcctgttattataaagaccgaataccttagggagtgttcggcgtctcgagttaggccttatatgcatcagctccgagtcatgtctttggtcaaatgttgggtttgcccggctcctgtgttttgctgccttacgttctgtatcatcggctaacgtggcaccaggagaactactgcgattgtaccccGGTTCggctgggtgagcacctcagtagagaaagccgaaaactgactgtcatgatatagcgagagactggtcaaccactcgatcgactatcggaatgtttagaattcctccgctttgacgaagcaccgtttcccggtcaggcacatacgcgccccgaattcggagagtgcggtgcccctaggggctatatcgtagccccaccttcgaactcctatggctaagtgaaagtgataaagcattatagtccggttgcctcgtttgctacgctatcacctccttcacaggaccaagacgttggattaagtgtgaaaatgtgctatttcacaaacacccccgcaccatgtgcgtgggggctgaagccgaagactgccatctttcaggttatacacaagtatacattaaacggccgcacaggagatatttcagtactggaacgcacaagtacaaaaagcgctTATATTATAAACATCATTTTACAAACCATAAAGTTCATTTGAACacgacattttttgagcactgcgactctattacatgagcaccacgcataacttccccaaaatagtgctcgatgGGTAACCGGCTCTCatccgaaccctgggtcgcaacagcagtggcatccatctccatccagtatgtcttcacacgggcgagggccatccatgcaccctctatgcaggccgaccgcttcatcgccttaatatgcggcaccgccccaagaaattgctgcaataagccaaaataactctttggcttgggCCTATCCAgacagacatgagccacgatatctGTCATGGCAaatccagacaacctattcagctcagcccactcagccaaccgatcggtcagcggaagtgaacgctccggactatggaattgaaaCCAAAGaaagctcttccgtctcgtgatccttctgacttcggaagtgcacaacggcatctgccgcactcgccgctaaatcCATACAAGGATCCTccagaccccacagctggccaagctgagcatactttggatctgtaaACCTCCGGCgtagcagaaagggcttgccagccacaatatctccggcctggcgcagctcctcctttatagcccgcattgcagaacgggcatccttggcttcggcggtggccttcttcaggtcttcttGTTCCGCCCGGcattctttttcaagaacctcatagcggtcggtagcatctttcaacttcacggccattttggccatctcctccctgcttcggcagtgtgcagccctttcggcttctagctcttcggccgccctcgaggcaaccgcatcactccttctggcttgctccttggcttgagcaagttcggcccgaaggctctccacagcagcggcaccatctgcattgagcacacatgttgtaaggagtgggcttcggctcccttattaggtgaccacggagaagaaacctaccttgcgactcgtcaagtcgcctgttgactagcgcgatgtctgcatccgcaacgtcgagttgccgctttagttcggcaactccatcagtccggctagccaccgaactatccgccacctgcataggaaaggcgaaaatcaatacctgggattttgatcctcggcacgctgtcgttctcgacaccctaccgagtctcaggggctactatctatacagggcgcactttatgtgtaaaactgtcaaaaggtatgtcatttttacgtacctcaaaccccgccagcaaactcctgacggcatcacGCAACCCGCCTTCgacggatgaaattctttcaatcactgtactcatcagtgtacggtgaccttctgagatagacaccctctcaagcagatccttcagctcccccggccgcacaCTAGTTGGTGCCGAACTATTCGGCCCTGCCGGACTCAGGGATACCCTCcatgatgacacttcaggctcgtccgccctatccgatggtgcggcagatggaggcgtctcgctctccatcatctccggacgaagttcccccgaagacgagctcatctgagaaggacggagatccgaactacaaggtaaaaacttaagttatcctcagaagcacaaatagggatgtcccttattacaaaactcccctttttctacttacggctcgctggagggctgattctttaggggagactgtgcggccggagccttttcggacgcaggaccctctggtgaagatctcttcccctgCTTCGGGGCTTTGGCCTCCAGGttttcagaagcggtcctcttctccccttggaaggagggattctcgatccccccttcctcaaaagcctccttggttgaggcggtagttcctctgttctccccttcgccttcctctaaaggcgcaacctccagcatcctgaccagcacgggatccggcgcggtctctgggagggggaccgtatcagttttgcttgcgctatccactcctgtttagaggaTAGTTGGTCAAAAGGCGAATcatagaaaggcaaacaaacggcaTGTCCGGACACAgagctacttacttgtgtatccgggcgattgcagcttaggccggcgtcctcggtcaattccggacacgcctctcgtgatccgaagaacaattcgtacatctccgcgggtgtagtacccatgaagtgttggagaattcgtggtacctccggattaaactcccacagccggagaggacggcgtttgcagggcaggagacgcctaatcagcatgacctgcatcaccacgaccagatcgatctccctcgattggaggtctcgaatccggccctgcaataggggcacgtcctttgacggcccccagttgagcccttggctgACCCATGACATCGGCCGCTgcggagggcccgaacggaagatgagcggcggcttctgcctgctgcccctgggagcggttatgtagaaccactcctgctgccacaagccgagctcctcctggaaagagccctcgggccatggagcgtcgaccCTTCTGCTCACAACTGCCCCGCCGCACTCCTCTTGACggcccttgatcatcttcggctccacgtcgaaggtcttaagccacaagccgaagtgaggggtaacgcggaggaaggcttcgcagacgacaatgaatgaagagatgtggaggatggactccggagccaagtcgtggaattccaacccatagtaaaacatgagccctctcacaaaaggatccatcgggaatcctaaaccccgacggaggtgggatacaaacacGACATACTCGCCAGGCTCGGGGGTGGGAATGGCTTGCCCTTTGGCAGGCAACCTATGTGAAATCTCGTAAgtcaggtacttggcctctcgcagctttagcacgtcctcttccgtgacggaggagggcatccaccggccttgtaggTTGGAGccagacattgttgaaggtccaaagcgctcgaatctggggctctgggtgttggaactcagggcaaagagtagattcgattgaggattgaagaaaagaaacgagccttggtcccattataaagaaggagaataccaagagccgtccccgtgaccgtttgggactcgcctccGATAGAGGGGGCATGGCAAcggacacggttgggttacccacgtccgtatcaacgggaatcccggaataaggggaacacgatctctgcttcgacaagacgtgccaaggaaaccgcttcactacgcgctgaggtggtataataaaaaacgattcaagtaaaggcttggtagtggcgtgatgtcatgccacaaaatacgtcagcagattgaacttctgtacatattattctctctacggtggaatgtggaatttattttgcagagccggacactatcctgttgttcacaatcttctatgaatatttgaaggaggaacccgccttgcaatgccgaacaatatgcgcgccggactcatcgtcattgaagcctggttcaggggctactgagggagtcctggactagggggtgtccggatagccggactatcatcatcggccagactccaagactatgaagatacaagattgaagacttcgtcccatgtccggatgggactttccttggcgtggaaggcaagcttggcgatacggatatgtagatctcctaccattgtaatcgactctgtgtaaccctagccctctccggtgtctatataaaccggagggttttagtccgtaggacgaacaaccattacaacaatcataccataggctagcttctagggtttagcctccttgatctcatggtagatccactcttgtactacccataacatcaatatcaatcaagcaggagtagggttttacctccatcgagagggcccgaacctgggtaaaaacatcgtgtcccttgtctcctgttaccatccgcctagacgcacagttcgggaccccctacccgagatccgccggttttgacaccgacaggtctatgcccatctttcgcactgtgttctgataaagcaggttcaggttgctgccgccgtccatcaggactctggtgaggtgaaatccatcgacgattgggtctaaaaccaatgcggcgaatccgccatggcagatgctagtggggtggtcccttcgatcaaaagtgatcgggcaggaggatcatgggttgaacttcagggcgactggctccatcgcgtatacgtccctgagtgcatgcttccgctccctcttgggtatgtgggttgcgtatatcatgttcaccgtccgcacttgtggggggaaacccttctgtcctctattgttcggcggtcgggtctcttcctcgtcatcgctatgcagccccttgtcattgtttttggcaattagcttgcctgcctgcttgaatacccaacaatccctgttggtgtgattagctggattttcgggggtaccatgtatctggcacgagcggtcgagtattcggtccaaattggacggacccggagtagttctcttgaatggctttttccgttgagcggatttggagcctctgaatccagcgttgactgccgtatcctcggtgttatcgccgttaaagcggcatttgttcttgttgcgacgcgacctgccattgctgtccttattatccggactgccaaaatttttgctgaggttgttactgcgggctagccagctgccctctcccgcgcagaagtgggtcatgagtgatgtgagggctgccatggatttcggcttttcctgtcctaggtgccgggcaagccactcgtcacggatgttatgcttgaaggttgcgagagcctctgcatccggacagtcgatgatttgatttttctttgttaagaaccgtgtccagaattgtctggccgattcgtctggctgctgaattatgtggcttaggtcatcagcgtctggtggtcgcacgtatgtgccctggaagttatcaaggaatgcggcttccaggtcctcccagcacccaattgattctgctggcaagctattaagccaatgccgagctgggcctttaagcttgagtggaaggtatttgatggcgtgaagatcatcgccgcgggccacgtggatatgaaggagatagtcttcgatccaaaccgcggggtctgttgtgccatcgtatgattcaatgttcacgggtttgaacccttcgaggatttgatgatccattacttcatctgtgaagcatagtgggtgtgcggtgcctctgtattgggctatatcacgacgtagctcaagcgagctttgtctactgtgttcggcccggccggacttgctgtatccggcgcgacgatcatcgtcgcgaatcatggggcgcccacgcgatccgtagatcgatcttgattgtcttgccttatcctccaatatgtctcgcaagtccggcgcattcccccgtggctttatacttttcgagcgatgccggggtacggttttagtggagggcctagaggcctctctgtcgcggccacggggtggtcggtcagccgtattgtgcgctggtgatgcaggtttatatgcctcctcctctaatcgggggaccAGCTTGTGTTTGGgataacttttggaggggcgttcgagttcatgctcttcggccgcaaggacttcagtccatctgtcggctagcaggtcctgatcagctctaagctgctgctgctttttcttgaggcttcttgccgtggccataagcctgcgtttaaaacactctggttcgacgggatcctctggcacgacgaattcgtcgtcgtcgtggcttgcctcgtctccggaggggggcatgtaattatcgtcctctacctctttgtctgccgctctctcgcgaGGGCTGGCTGcttcgtcctcctgtgctgaatcttgctggagggggttgtctttggcactgtcaggggtgttgttgtctccggtgccggaatctccattcttgttgtggcgggatttagagcagcaccgctgacgccggcacttaggctgtttcttggagggatcctcctccgctgttccatcgccattcccgtcctttggggtgtccaccatgtatatgtcgtatgacgaggtggctttccagtgcccagtaggcgctggttcttggtcgtctccggcatcgtcgtccataccgtcgacgtcttcggattcgaattctagcatgtcggttagattgtcgacagtggctattaagtgggtggtgggtgggctttgaatttcttcatcgtccgcatcccaaccatcctgaccgtagtccggccagggctctcctgataacgagacatactttagcgaattcaggatgtcgccgaaaggtgagtgttgaaagatgtccgcagcggtgaactccatgatcggcgcccaatcggattcgattggaaggggcgcgggaggttcggagtccggcgaggagtccggcacctcggagtcacaagcttcacaagggacaaggtcagtattcggctccatcgccatagaggttgcagcccccgaggcggtgtctagccacccatcctcgatctgcgcagccggctccgaattaagggtcggagcggactcgtgtg
This genomic window contains:
- the LOC123162004 gene encoding uncharacterized protein, coding for PITFDHLDYSRSIRNAGWTVLILDPTIDGLQFTQVLMDGGSDLNLLYPDTIHKLGIDRTKIRHSHTSFKGVVPGPCAKCTGSLQLEVVFGPPGNFRREKLIFHVAPFKSSHQALLGREAFVRFNAIPHYASLTLKMPGPRGIILLKGRSRPRTRLDESGINKLGAP